One window of Mangrovibacterium diazotrophicum genomic DNA carries:
- a CDS encoding deoxynucleoside kinase — MDINYLVIEGNIGSGKTTLTKMISKKFGARMLLEGFEDNPFLPKFYVEQDKYAFPLEMSFLADRYNQLNKHIREFELFSSFLVSDYYFVKSLIFAQNTLREDEYQLYQRFFSIIYDRIPKPDLYVFLHQTPENLLKNIRKRGRDYEQNISVEYLSQIEKGYFAYFKQNPDFPILLIDTSNIDFVNDSNDFTKILGTIFDAKYAPGINRIILGE, encoded by the coding sequence ATGGATATCAATTATTTGGTCATTGAAGGAAATATTGGTTCGGGGAAAACGACCCTGACAAAAATGATTTCGAAGAAGTTTGGAGCCCGAATGTTGCTCGAAGGTTTCGAGGACAACCCCTTTCTTCCGAAATTCTACGTGGAGCAGGATAAATACGCCTTCCCGTTGGAGATGTCATTTTTGGCCGATCGCTACAACCAATTGAACAAACATATCCGGGAATTCGAACTGTTCAGTTCCTTTTTGGTATCGGACTACTATTTTGTAAAAAGCCTCATTTTTGCGCAGAATACACTTCGCGAAGACGAGTACCAGCTCTACCAGCGCTTTTTCAGCATCATATACGACCGCATTCCAAAGCCCGACCTCTATGTTTTTCTCCATCAAACACCCGAAAACCTTTTAAAAAATATCCGTAAAAGAGGGCGGGATTACGAGCAGAATATCAGTGTGGAATATCTTTCTCAAATTGAGAAAGGATACTTCGCCTACTTCAAGCAAAACCCCGATTTTCCTATCTTGCTGATTGACACAAGCAACATCGACTTTGTCAATGATAGCAATGATTTCACAAAGATTCTTGGTACTATATTTGATGCAAAATATGCTCCGGGTATAAACCGGATAATATTAGGAGAATAG
- the rplU gene encoding 50S ribosomal protein L21 yields the protein MYAIVEIAGQQFRVEKDKKLFVHRLETAEGETVEFEKVLLTDNDGTIAIGTPVVEGAKVTAKVLEHLKGEKVIVFKKKRRKSYKKKNGHRQYLTQIQIEEIIG from the coding sequence ATGTACGCTATTGTAGAAATTGCAGGACAACAATTCCGTGTTGAAAAAGACAAGAAATTGTTTGTTCACCGCCTTGAAACAGCTGAAGGCGAAACTGTAGAATTTGAAAAAGTTCTTTTGACTGACAACGATGGTACGATCGCAATTGGTACTCCGGTTGTTGAAGGTGCAAAAGTAACAGCAAAAGTATTGGAACACCTGAAAGGTGAAAAAGTGATTGTTTTCAAAAAGAAACGTCGTAAGAGTTACAAGAAGAAAAACGGTCACCGTCAGTACTTGACTCAAATTCAGATTGAAGAAATTATTGGATAA
- a CDS encoding dihydrofolate reductase, producing the protein MIHQNISMIVAMAQNGTIGKDNDLLFHLSGDLKRFKTITTGHTIIMGRKTLLSLPKWPLPNRRHIVISSDPNAEFEGCETVNSIEEAIAKVDGEEEAFVIGGGSIYEQFYPLSSKLYLTTVHQNFEGDTYFNIFNEDDWIVESREDLFDEKNNFNYSYINLSRKK; encoded by the coding sequence ATGATTCACCAAAATATATCGATGATCGTTGCCATGGCTCAAAATGGTACTATTGGCAAGGATAACGATCTGCTTTTCCACCTGTCCGGCGACTTAAAGCGTTTTAAAACAATTACCACCGGCCATACGATTATTATGGGGCGCAAAACATTATTGTCGCTTCCCAAATGGCCACTCCCAAACCGCCGACACATCGTCATCAGCTCCGATCCAAATGCAGAATTTGAAGGATGCGAAACCGTTAACTCCATCGAGGAAGCCATCGCAAAGGTTGACGGCGAGGAAGAAGCATTCGTTATTGGAGGTGGTTCCATTTACGAGCAGTTTTATCCACTCTCGTCCAAACTGTATTTAACAACGGTGCATCAGAATTTTGAAGGCGACACCTATTTTAACATATTCAATGAGGACGATTGGATAGTCGAATCAAGGGAGGATCTGTTCGATGAGAAAAACAATTTCAACTATTCCTACATCAACCTCTCTCGCAAGAAATAA
- a CDS encoding substrate-binding domain-containing protein, whose protein sequence is MDTIARERWVKDRDAFVEKVEENKGTVIVKVADSNPDVQFQQALELINNDVDVLVIIPVDMVVAAGIVKMAKNKNIPVISYDRLIKDSDIDFYVSTDNIKVGEEQAQFLTTVSPTGNYVLIGGPTSDNNSYQLYLGWMNVLQPMIDKGDINVVGSKFVSSWEGNDGYKMVKEILDSGETVDAIIAGNDALASGAIQALKEKDLAGKVLVAGQDADIGAIRNIMLGDQTITVYKPIESLAYNAADAAMKLAKGKNPSDNMSFTVNNGHRLVPAILLDGQVVNKQNIRMTVISEGFVAEQEIFE, encoded by the coding sequence ATGGATACAATTGCCAGGGAACGCTGGGTAAAAGACCGCGATGCTTTCGTTGAGAAAGTGGAGGAAAACAAAGGAACAGTCATTGTGAAAGTGGCTGATTCAAATCCCGATGTTCAGTTCCAGCAGGCTTTGGAACTAATCAACAATGATGTTGATGTGTTAGTCATTATCCCGGTTGACATGGTCGTTGCCGCAGGCATCGTGAAAATGGCTAAAAACAAAAATATCCCGGTAATCTCTTACGACCGCTTAATAAAGGATAGCGATATTGATTTCTATGTTTCCACCGACAACATAAAAGTTGGAGAGGAACAAGCCCAGTTTCTAACCACGGTGAGCCCAACCGGGAACTACGTTTTAATTGGCGGTCCAACTTCCGACAACAACTCCTACCAATTGTACTTGGGTTGGATGAATGTCCTTCAACCCATGATCGATAAAGGAGATATCAATGTAGTGGGGAGCAAATTCGTTTCTTCGTGGGAAGGCAATGACGGCTACAAAATGGTTAAGGAAATCCTGGATAGTGGCGAAACCGTCGATGCGATCATCGCAGGAAATGACGCGTTAGCCAGTGGCGCCATCCAAGCCTTGAAAGAAAAAGATTTGGCCGGCAAAGTTCTGGTTGCGGGTCAAGATGCCGACATAGGCGCTATTCGGAACATCATGCTGGGCGATCAAACGATCACCGTGTATAAACCAATTGAATCGCTGGCCTACAATGCCGCCGACGCAGCGATGAAACTGGCAAAAGGCAAAAATCCATCCGATAATATGAGTTTCACCGTCAACAACGGTCACCGACTTGTTCCGGCTATTCTGCTCGACGGGCAAGTTGTAAATAAACAAAACATTCGGATGACAGTCATTTCTGAAGGGTTTGTTGCAGAACAAGAGATATTTGAATAA
- the serS gene encoding serine--tRNA ligase, which yields MLNLRFIQENPDLVIEKLKKKNFDASQIVGQIIDLYKTKNEIQAKADQTKAEMNKLSKEIGQLFKDGKQAEANAAKERTSELKDSIKQLDDEFAKIDSQVFALQVQLPNIPAEIVPAGKSAEDNEIVKTGGEIPELGDHKLPHWELASKYDLIDFELGVKITGAGFPVYKGKGSRLQRALINFFLNEAQDAGYLEIMPPLVVNEDSGFGTGQLPDKEGQMYHVTEDNLYLIPTAEVPVTNLYRDVIVEAKELPIKNTAYSACFRREAGSYGKDVRGLNRLHQFDKVEIVQVAHPDNSYGILEEMVAHVEGLVKKLGLPYRILRLCGGDMSFTSALTYDFEVYSAAQEKWLEVSSVSNFESFQANRLKLRYRDEQTKKPVIAHTLNGSALALPRIVAALLENNQTADGIKVPEVLAPFCGFDLIN from the coding sequence ATGCTCAACTTACGATTTATCCAGGAAAACCCGGACTTGGTTATTGAAAAATTGAAAAAGAAGAATTTCGATGCCAGCCAAATTGTTGGTCAAATCATCGATCTGTACAAAACCAAAAACGAAATTCAGGCTAAAGCCGACCAGACGAAAGCCGAAATGAACAAGCTTTCGAAGGAAATCGGGCAGTTATTCAAAGACGGAAAACAGGCTGAAGCAAATGCAGCCAAAGAACGTACTTCGGAACTTAAGGACAGCATTAAGCAACTGGATGATGAGTTCGCTAAAATTGACAGCCAGGTATTTGCGCTGCAGGTGCAATTGCCGAATATTCCAGCTGAGATTGTTCCAGCCGGTAAATCGGCTGAGGACAACGAGATTGTGAAAACAGGAGGTGAAATTCCGGAGTTGGGCGATCACAAATTACCCCACTGGGAACTGGCTTCAAAATATGACCTGATTGATTTTGAATTGGGTGTGAAAATTACAGGAGCCGGATTTCCTGTTTACAAAGGAAAAGGTTCTCGTTTGCAACGCGCTTTGATCAACTTCTTTCTGAATGAAGCGCAAGATGCTGGTTACCTCGAAATTATGCCACCACTGGTGGTGAACGAGGATTCAGGGTTTGGTACAGGACAGTTGCCTGATAAAGAAGGGCAGATGTACCACGTTACCGAAGATAACCTTTACCTGATTCCAACAGCGGAGGTTCCGGTAACCAACTTGTATCGTGATGTGATTGTTGAGGCGAAAGAATTGCCAATCAAAAATACGGCGTACAGTGCCTGTTTCCGTCGCGAAGCTGGTTCGTACGGTAAAGACGTTCGTGGTTTGAACCGTCTGCACCAGTTTGATAAAGTAGAGATTGTTCAGGTCGCTCACCCGGATAACAGCTATGGTATTTTGGAAGAAATGGTGGCTCACGTTGAAGGACTTGTTAAAAAACTGGGCTTGCCATACCGCATTCTTCGTTTGTGTGGCGGCGATATGAGTTTCACTTCGGCTTTGACTTACGACTTCGAAGTGTATTCAGCTGCCCAGGAGAAATGGTTGGAAGTTAGTTCTGTTTCTAACTTCGAGTCGTTCCAGGCAAACCGTTTGAAGCTGCGTTACCGCGACGAGCAAACTAAGAAACCTGTGATTGCACACACGTTGAACGGTAGTGCTTTAGCTTTGCCACGTATCGTAGCTGCATTGCTCGAAAACAACCAAACTGCTGATGGTATTAAAGTACCAGAAGTATTGGCTCCATTCTGTGGATTTGATCTGATTAACTAA
- a CDS encoding prolyl oligopeptidase family serine peptidase encodes MKRLIYLLTLTLMASCNQKLNYPTTKKQDITDDYFGTVVEDPYRWLENDTAPETEEWVKEQNEVTFGYLSKLPNRDKISQQLTDFLNYERIGTPSKKGNKYFFFKNDGLQNQSVLYMTDSLNGEASVLLDPNQLSEDGTIALSTMKISDDAKYLVYSIARSGSDWNEVFVKDIETGRSLDDHLMWVKFSGLAWYDGGIFYSRYDEPEAGSELSKLNEFQKVYYHKIGTPQSEDVLVKEDLEHSKRMWGAGITEDKRFLILSSSEGTSGNALMVKDLSNPKNEFVSLMESYEYDFDLVDNIGDQLYIKTNYKAPRYRLVKIDFAHPAEENWTEILPEQENVLESASFHAGQIVAQYMKDAHNVVEVYHADGKLDYELQLPGIGTVGEFTGEKDETESFFSYTSFNTPGEIYQYNYETKEMKLYFRPKVGFNPDDFVVKQAFYTSKDSTKVPMFIVHKKGIELDGNNPTLLYGYGGFNISLTPSYSSTRMVLLENGGVLAIANLRGGGEYGEEWHKAGTKLQKQNVFDDCIAAAEYLVTTKYTNPDKLALMGGSNGGLLVGAVINQRPDLFKVALPAVGVLDMLRYQNFTIGWAWAGDYGRSDDSEEMFKYLYNYSPYHNIKANTNYPAILVTTADHDDRVVPAHSFKYAARMQELANSELPALIRIDTKAGHGAGKPTTKIIEEYTDVWSFTFYHLGMKI; translated from the coding sequence ATGAAAAGATTAATCTACTTACTTACATTGACCCTTATGGCATCATGTAATCAGAAACTGAATTACCCGACAACCAAGAAGCAGGATATAACCGACGACTATTTTGGAACTGTCGTTGAAGACCCCTACCGCTGGTTGGAAAATGATACTGCACCCGAAACCGAAGAATGGGTTAAAGAGCAGAACGAAGTTACTTTTGGCTATTTAAGTAAGCTGCCTAACCGCGATAAAATCAGCCAGCAACTGACTGACTTTTTAAACTACGAGCGCATTGGCACACCTTCGAAAAAAGGAAACAAATATTTCTTCTTCAAAAACGACGGCTTGCAAAACCAAAGCGTTTTGTACATGACTGATTCACTGAACGGAGAAGCCAGCGTGTTACTCGACCCGAATCAATTGTCGGAAGATGGCACCATTGCCCTCTCGACCATGAAAATTTCGGACGACGCAAAGTACCTTGTTTACTCGATCGCACGCAGCGGGTCGGACTGGAACGAAGTTTTTGTAAAGGACATCGAAACCGGCAGATCTCTGGATGACCACCTCATGTGGGTGAAATTTTCGGGCCTTGCCTGGTACGATGGTGGCATTTTCTACAGTCGGTACGATGAGCCTGAAGCTGGCAGCGAGTTGTCGAAATTGAATGAATTTCAGAAAGTTTATTACCACAAGATAGGGACACCACAATCGGAAGACGTCCTTGTGAAAGAAGATCTCGAACATTCCAAGCGGATGTGGGGAGCTGGTATCACCGAGGACAAGCGTTTCCTGATACTATCATCCAGCGAAGGCACGAGTGGAAATGCCTTAATGGTGAAAGATCTTTCGAACCCTAAAAACGAGTTTGTTTCGTTGATGGAAAGTTACGAATACGACTTCGACCTTGTGGATAATATCGGCGATCAACTCTACATCAAAACAAATTATAAAGCTCCAAGATACCGCCTGGTCAAAATTGATTTTGCGCATCCCGCAGAAGAAAACTGGACCGAGATTTTACCGGAACAGGAAAATGTACTGGAATCAGCCTCGTTCCACGCCGGACAAATTGTAGCGCAATACATGAAAGATGCACACAATGTCGTTGAAGTGTATCATGCAGATGGAAAGCTTGACTATGAACTACAGCTTCCGGGAATCGGTACGGTTGGTGAATTCACGGGCGAAAAAGACGAAACAGAATCATTCTTCAGCTACACCTCGTTCAACACCCCGGGCGAAATCTACCAATACAACTACGAGACCAAGGAGATGAAGCTTTATTTCCGGCCGAAAGTTGGCTTCAACCCGGATGATTTCGTCGTGAAGCAAGCGTTTTACACGTCAAAAGACAGCACGAAAGTGCCAATGTTTATTGTACACAAAAAAGGTATTGAGCTGGATGGAAATAATCCAACATTGCTTTATGGCTACGGCGGTTTCAACATCAGCCTCACTCCGTCTTATTCTTCAACCCGAATGGTATTACTGGAGAACGGCGGCGTATTGGCTATTGCCAACCTGCGCGGCGGCGGCGAGTACGGTGAAGAATGGCACAAAGCCGGAACCAAACTGCAAAAGCAAAACGTGTTCGATGATTGTATAGCAGCAGCCGAATACCTGGTTACAACAAAATATACGAACCCGGATAAACTGGCTCTGATGGGCGGTTCGAACGGTGGACTACTGGTTGGCGCAGTTATCAACCAACGCCCCGACCTGTTCAAGGTTGCACTTCCTGCAGTTGGTGTGCTCGACATGTTGCGTTACCAGAACTTCACCATTGGCTGGGCCTGGGCTGGCGATTATGGCCGCAGTGACGATAGCGAGGAGATGTTCAAGTACCTCTACAACTATTCGCCATACCACAACATTAAAGCCAACACCAACTACCCGGCGATCCTGGTTACCACTGCCGATCACGATGATCGTGTTGTTCCGGCTCACTCTTTCAAATACGCTGCCCGCATGCAGGAACTGGCCAACAGCGAGTTGCCGGCTTTAATCCGGATTGACACTAAAGCGGGACACGGTGCCGGTAAGCCGACAACCAAAATCATTGAGGAATACACCGATGTTTGGTCGTTCACATTTTACCATTTAGGAATGAAAATCTAG
- a CDS encoding thymidylate synthase, which translates to MKQYLDLLDHVLTNGTEKKDRTGTGTISVFGHQMRFNLAEGFPVLTTKKLHLKSIIHELLWFLAGDTNIKYLTDNGVRIWNEWADENGDLGHVYGYQWRSWPTPDGKHIDQITEVVNSIKNNPNSRRHIVSAWNVGEVDQMALPPCHLLFQFYVADGKLSCQLYQRSCDVFLGVPFNIASYALLTLMMAQVCDLEPGDFVWTGGDVHIYLNHMEQVKLQLTRDTKPLPQLKINPEVKSIFDFKFEDFELVNYDAHPHIPGKVSV; encoded by the coding sequence ATGAAGCAATATCTTGATTTACTGGACCATGTTCTGACTAACGGAACCGAAAAGAAAGACCGGACAGGAACAGGAACAATCAGTGTTTTTGGTCACCAGATGCGTTTTAATCTGGCAGAGGGCTTCCCTGTTTTAACGACCAAAAAATTACACCTGAAATCCATCATTCACGAATTGCTTTGGTTTTTAGCCGGTGATACCAACATTAAATACTTAACCGATAACGGTGTTCGAATTTGGAACGAATGGGCCGACGAAAACGGCGATTTGGGACACGTTTATGGTTATCAGTGGCGTTCGTGGCCAACGCCCGACGGTAAACACATTGACCAAATTACTGAAGTTGTTAATTCCATTAAGAATAATCCAAACTCACGCCGTCATATTGTGAGTGCCTGGAATGTGGGCGAAGTCGACCAAATGGCGCTTCCTCCCTGTCACCTGTTGTTCCAATTTTATGTTGCCGACGGAAAACTTTCGTGTCAGCTTTACCAGCGCAGTTGTGATGTGTTCCTCGGTGTTCCGTTCAATATTGCATCGTATGCATTGCTGACCTTGATGATGGCCCAGGTTTGTGATCTCGAACCCGGCGACTTTGTTTGGACCGGTGGTGATGTGCACATTTACCTCAACCACATGGAGCAAGTCAAACTGCAACTGACGCGCGACACCAAACCGCTTCCGCAATTGAAAATCAATCCGGAAGTAAAATCAATCTTTGATTTCAAATTCGAGGACTTCGAACTGGTTAATTACGATGCACACCCGCACATTCCGGGAAAAGTTTCAGTTTAG
- the rpmA gene encoding 50S ribosomal protein L27, producing the protein MAHKKGVGSSKNGRESESKRLGVKIYGGQVCKAGNILVRQRGTAHHPGNNVGIGKDHTLFALIDGTVVFKKKRDNKSYVSVEPVEAVN; encoded by the coding sequence ATGGCTCATAAGAAAGGTGTCGGTAGTTCGAAGAACGGACGCGAATCGGAAAGTAAACGACTTGGCGTAAAAATCTACGGCGGTCAGGTTTGCAAAGCTGGTAATATCTTGGTACGCCAGCGTGGTACTGCTCATCATCCTGGTAATAATGTAGGGATCGGTAAAGATCATACTTTGTTTGCCTTGATTGATGGTACTGTTGTTTTCAAAAAGAAAAGAGACAACAAATCGTATGTTTCTGTTGAACCCGTTGAGGCAGTAAACTAA
- a CDS encoding bifunctional nuclease family protein produces MHKIRLNILGLSVSQTQSGAYALVLAEETGDRRIPIIIGPVEAQAIAIQLEGLKPPRPLTHDLFKNIAVAFDINISEVVIYKLEEGIFFSELVCEMGSQEIRIDSRTSDAVALALRFKCPIYTTEEILRKAGIILDPETPSDVEFGHDTAPNYKPESEFERYTVNELTDMMNESINNEDYERASRIRDEINRRKK; encoded by the coding sequence ATGCATAAAATTCGTCTAAACATTTTAGGTCTGTCTGTTAGTCAAACGCAATCCGGTGCCTATGCATTGGTTTTGGCTGAAGAGACCGGTGATCGCAGAATTCCAATCATTATTGGACCGGTAGAAGCACAAGCAATTGCTATTCAGTTGGAAGGTTTGAAACCTCCACGCCCGTTAACCCACGATTTGTTTAAAAATATTGCTGTAGCTTTCGATATTAATATTTCAGAAGTCGTTATTTATAAACTGGAAGAAGGTATTTTCTTCTCGGAACTGGTTTGCGAAATGGGTTCCCAGGAGATTCGTATTGACTCCCGGACATCTGACGCTGTAGCCTTGGCGCTTCGCTTTAAATGCCCGATATACACCACAGAAGAGATTTTACGGAAAGCCGGTATCATCCTGGATCCCGAAACTCCGTCGGATGTAGAATTCGGACACGACACGGCTCCGAATTACAAACCCGAATCGGAGTTCGAGCGATACACGGTGAACGAACTCACCGACATGATGAACGAATCCATCAACAACGAAGATTACGAAAGAGCCTCCCGAATCAGAGACGAAATTAACCGCAGAAAAAAATAA
- a CDS encoding NupC/NupG family nucleoside CNT transporter, producing MKQLTLLLMLLIVSISPISTFAFATPQSDSISIADSTNQTTTEQVVVQSKQAETPKSTSNILLNQKHESSFSLMTVLRGLIGMLVLVAIGWVFSKDRKNIPWKTVGIGLAFQIVLAISVLYVPFIRIGFEFFGRIFVKILDFTKVGSEFLFGSLADSSNFGMIFAFQILPTIVFFSALTSLLFYWGIIQRVVWAMAWVFTRLLKLSGAESLSVAGNIFLGQTESPLMIKAYLAKMNNSEIMLVMTGGMATLAGGVLAAYIGMLGGNDPVLRLEFAKHLLTASVMAAPAAVIFSKILVPNTEEVNQDVEVSKDKIGSNVLDAITNGTSEGLKLAVNVAGMLLAFLALIAMLNYIFGLVGSLTGLNGLIASGTDGRFTSLSLQFLLGYLFAPVMWLIGICQQDIMLVGRLLGEKLILTEFIGYISLSDLKSAGSFFEYKSVIMSTYILCGFANFASIGIQIGGIGALAPGKRVVLSKYGMYALLAGTLASLMSATIIGMILG from the coding sequence ATGAAACAGCTCACCCTATTGCTGATGCTGCTGATAGTATCAATCAGCCCGATTTCGACATTCGCTTTTGCGACACCCCAATCCGATTCGATCAGCATTGCTGATTCAACAAACCAAACAACCACTGAGCAAGTAGTTGTTCAGAGTAAACAGGCTGAGACCCCGAAGTCAACGTCCAACATCCTCTTAAATCAAAAGCATGAAAGTTCTTTCAGCCTGATGACCGTTCTCCGGGGCCTGATTGGAATGCTGGTTCTGGTTGCCATTGGCTGGGTATTTTCGAAAGACCGCAAAAATATCCCCTGGAAAACCGTCGGTATCGGCTTAGCTTTTCAGATCGTACTGGCTATCAGCGTTTTGTACGTCCCATTCATCCGTATTGGATTTGAATTCTTCGGAAGGATCTTTGTCAAAATTCTCGATTTCACGAAAGTAGGCAGCGAGTTCTTATTTGGTTCACTGGCCGACAGTAGTAATTTCGGAATGATTTTCGCATTCCAGATTTTGCCGACTATTGTGTTCTTCTCCGCACTAACCAGCCTTTTATTTTATTGGGGAATTATCCAGCGTGTTGTTTGGGCAATGGCCTGGGTTTTCACACGCTTGCTAAAACTTTCCGGAGCTGAGTCTTTGTCAGTTGCCGGCAATATTTTCCTGGGGCAAACCGAGTCGCCTCTGATGATTAAAGCCTATTTGGCAAAGATGAACAACTCCGAGATTATGTTGGTCATGACCGGAGGGATGGCAACTTTGGCTGGTGGTGTTCTAGCGGCCTACATCGGTATGCTTGGTGGCAACGACCCGGTACTCAGGCTGGAATTTGCGAAACACCTGTTAACCGCATCGGTTATGGCTGCCCCGGCTGCTGTAATCTTCTCAAAGATATTGGTTCCAAATACAGAAGAAGTTAACCAAGACGTTGAAGTCAGCAAGGATAAAATCGGCAGCAACGTTCTGGATGCCATCACAAACGGGACAAGCGAAGGGTTGAAACTGGCAGTTAACGTTGCAGGGATGCTCCTCGCGTTCCTGGCTTTGATCGCCATGCTCAACTATATTTTTGGTTTAGTTGGATCACTCACCGGCTTGAACGGACTAATCGCCAGCGGAACCGACGGACGCTTCACATCACTGTCGCTGCAATTTTTGCTGGGCTATTTGTTTGCCCCGGTCATGTGGCTCATCGGTATTTGCCAGCAGGATATCATGCTTGTCGGCCGCTTGTTGGGTGAAAAGCTGATTCTAACAGAGTTCATCGGCTACATCAGCCTCTCGGATCTGAAATCAGCCGGATCATTCTTCGAATATAAATCAGTGATCATGTCGACTTACATTCTTTGTGGTTTTGCCAATTTCGCGTCTATCGGTATTCAAATCGGTGGAATTGGAGCATTGGCACCGGGGAAACGCGTTGTTTTGTCGAAATACGGAATGTACGCCTTGCTGGCAGGGACATTAGCCTCGTTGATGTCGGCGACGATCATTGGGATGATCCTGGGCTAA
- a CDS encoding tetratricopeptide repeat protein yields MKKNADDISFKVTPEVLEEHGGDVDVAIDGVFPSKYFNKKATIVATPVLVYEGGETAYEPVTVQGEKVSGNNKVISYTNGGNFSYKDGVPYTADMRKSELEIRMTASKGAKSVDFEPIKVADGVIATPSLVVNFPFPILGVQREKNTTGVYDPNIDPFQRIVPDTYTTDIKYLINSAVLRNSELKKEDIEKLKEYTKDAYEAERKELKGVEVSAYASPDGELELNTKLSERREGTSSKYVESQLKKAKIEAELKSKFTPEDWDGFKELMEKSDIQDKELILRVLSMYSDPEVREREIKNLSSAFTAVADDILPQLRRAKITASVDLIGKTDEEIAALAATDPASLNPAELLYAATLTDDKNKQLSIYKSFTEVYPNDWRGYNNEGMVLAQQMKFAEAKPLFEKAESLAPSEPIIKNNLGACALVAGDVAKAEELFGAASGAGPEVNNNLGIVAIKKGEYEKAAKLLDGSNTPNEGLAKLMAGDNTGALKALENCPWEGCYMTEYFKAVVGARTAKENLMYESLEKAVSMNADLKPTIATDMEFAKYFDEPRFQEIVK; encoded by the coding sequence ATGAAAAAGAATGCTGATGATATCAGCTTCAAAGTAACTCCTGAAGTTTTGGAAGAACACGGAGGTGACGTAGATGTTGCTATCGACGGTGTATTCCCTTCAAAGTATTTCAACAAAAAAGCAACAATCGTTGCCACACCGGTTTTGGTGTATGAAGGCGGAGAAACTGCCTACGAGCCTGTTACTGTACAGGGAGAAAAAGTGAGTGGAAACAATAAAGTGATCAGCTACACAAACGGCGGTAACTTTAGCTACAAAGACGGTGTTCCATATACTGCCGACATGAGAAAATCAGAGTTGGAAATCCGCATGACTGCCTCAAAAGGTGCTAAGAGCGTTGATTTCGAACCAATCAAAGTAGCCGACGGTGTTATTGCAACTCCTTCTTTAGTTGTTAACTTCCCGTTCCCAATCCTGGGTGTTCAACGTGAGAAAAACACAACCGGTGTTTACGATCCAAACATCGACCCATTCCAAAGAATCGTTCCTGACACATATACAACTGATATCAAATATTTGATCAACAGTGCTGTATTGAGAAACAGCGAGTTGAAAAAAGAAGATATCGAGAAATTGAAAGAATATACAAAAGATGCTTACGAAGCAGAACGCAAAGAGCTGAAAGGCGTGGAAGTATCTGCTTATGCATCACCTGACGGTGAACTTGAATTAAACACTAAACTGTCTGAAAGACGTGAAGGTACTTCAAGCAAATACGTTGAAAGCCAGCTGAAGAAAGCAAAAATCGAAGCTGAGTTGAAATCTAAATTTACTCCTGAAGACTGGGATGGTTTCAAAGAATTGATGGAAAAATCAGACATCCAGGATAAAGAATTGATTCTGCGCGTATTGTCTATGTATTCAGATCCTGAAGTTCGCGAACGTGAAATCAAAAACTTGTCTTCAGCTTTCACAGCTGTAGCTGATGATATTCTTCCACAACTTCGTCGTGCAAAAATTACTGCAAGTGTTGACTTGATTGGTAAAACTGACGAGGAAATTGCTGCCTTGGCTGCTACAGATCCTGCTTCATTGAACCCAGCAGAATTGTTGTACGCTGCAACATTGACAGACGACAAAAACAAACAATTGTCAATCTACAAATCTTTCACCGAAGTTTATCCAAACGACTGGAGAGGTTACAACAACGAAGGTATGGTATTGGCTCAGCAAATGAAATTTGCCGAAGCAAAACCATTGTTCGAAAAAGCTGAATCATTGGCTCCTAGCGAACCAATCATCAAAAACAACTTGGGTGCTTGCGCTTTGGTTGCCGGCGATGTTGCTAAAGCTGAAGAATTGTTCGGTGCTGCTTCTGGCGCAGGTCCTGAAGTAAACAACAACTTGGGTATCGTTGCAATCAAAAAAGGCGAATACGAAAAAGCAGCAAAATTGCTTGACGGTTCAAACACTCCTAACGAAGGTTTGGCTAAATTGATGGCAGGCGACAACACTGGTGCGTTGAAAGCATTGGAAAACTGCCCATGGGAAGGTTGCTACATGACTGAATACTTCAAAGCTGTAGTTGGTGCACGCACTGCTAAAGAAAACCTGATGTACGAAAGTCTGGAAAAAGCAGTATCAATGAATGCTGACTTGAAACCGACTATTGCAACTGACATGGAATTCGCGAAATATTTCGACGAACCACGTTTCCAGGAAATTGTAAAATAA